In the Paenibacillus sp. FSL H7-0357 genome, one interval contains:
- a CDS encoding sensor histidine kinase codes for MTLKKRIFLLFFLSAFIPFISIFAISYYTIDSIFANKIDDGIRSNLQQVTSSLENSITNLNHVTQQLSYSGTVGKRMDEFLNPSSDIFELIEARDELKSELSVVTFTNPNIGLTLYYFQKEGTTQFGNFPIKDHFSPESLPVLFQTYGIKYYGPHISMNRFDDKLVLSAMRRVQLPKRDDAYIYVESGFRLTEDILGYNQYNGALSHLILDGEGNIVYSEIPEAMKVGENFSSLTVDPVKDGISRGYHWFKEDSSQKWSIVSVISQAQYQQEKNQWLLQILLVALFFLGFTVFLAWLLWKMVYKPLGLFHSEINGMSKNPQSTGSRARTQIPEFDFLLGEFTNMQHQIGDLFKEVQQKEKIRADLEVEKLLYQINPHFLMNTLDTVHWLAVMNGQGEIDKLVQSLNKLLYYNLGKLGQVSTMEEEIDALRQYLILQQIRYDFEFDVRITADEQVLQIPVPRFILQPLVENSLYHGLSDEGFIQIEVTRTETLNIMIQDNGAGMTEEAIHKLLNNRVAEQQKVGMGIGLNYVHRMLKAQYGDQAQLVIESEVGTGTSILLILPIKGEDIPA; via the coding sequence ATGACACTAAAAAAAAGAATCTTTTTATTGTTCTTTCTCAGTGCGTTTATCCCCTTTATCAGCATATTTGCAATTTCTTACTATACCATTGACTCCATTTTCGCAAATAAGATCGATGATGGCATCCGTAGCAATTTACAGCAGGTGACATCCTCATTGGAGAATTCAATCACCAATCTGAATCACGTTACGCAGCAATTGTCTTACAGTGGCACTGTAGGCAAAAGGATGGATGAATTTTTGAATCCGTCCTCCGATATCTTCGAATTGATCGAGGCCAGGGACGAATTAAAGAGCGAGTTAAGCGTTGTCACGTTTACCAATCCAAATATCGGTTTGACCTTATATTACTTCCAGAAAGAAGGCACTACGCAGTTCGGTAACTTTCCGATCAAGGATCATTTTTCTCCTGAGTCTTTGCCTGTGCTCTTCCAAACCTATGGAATTAAGTACTATGGTCCCCATATCAGCATGAATCGATTCGATGACAAACTCGTTCTGTCTGCTATGCGAAGAGTACAACTTCCCAAAAGGGACGATGCGTACATTTACGTAGAATCCGGCTTTCGTCTTACAGAGGATATCTTGGGTTACAATCAATACAACGGCGCTTTATCTCATTTGATCCTGGATGGAGAAGGCAACATTGTGTACAGTGAAATACCGGAAGCCATGAAGGTCGGGGAGAATTTCTCCAGCTTAACAGTCGACCCTGTGAAGGACGGAATATCCCGCGGGTACCACTGGTTTAAAGAGGATTCCTCACAGAAATGGAGTATCGTATCGGTCATTTCACAGGCTCAATATCAACAGGAGAAAAACCAGTGGCTGCTTCAAATATTGCTGGTCGCTTTATTTTTCCTTGGCTTTACCGTATTTCTTGCTTGGCTTCTGTGGAAGATGGTCTACAAACCACTCGGACTCTTCCATTCCGAAATCAATGGGATGTCCAAGAATCCACAATCGACAGGGAGCCGAGCTCGAACTCAGATTCCCGAATTTGATTTTCTGCTGGGTGAATTTACCAATATGCAGCATCAAATCGGTGACCTCTTCAAGGAAGTGCAGCAGAAAGAGAAGATTCGTGCAGACCTGGAAGTGGAAAAACTGCTCTATCAGATCAACCCGCACTTTCTGATGAATACGCTGGATACGGTGCACTGGCTGGCCGTCATGAACGGACAAGGGGAGATCGACAAGCTGGTGCAGTCCTTGAACAAGCTGTTGTATTACAATTTGGGCAAATTAGGGCAAGTATCCACGATGGAAGAGGAAATTGATGCGTTAAGGCAGTATCTGATTTTGCAGCAAATTCGATATGACTTTGAATTTGACGTCCGCATTACTGCAGATGAACAAGTGCTTCAAATTCCTGTGCCTCGCTTTATTTTGCAACCGCTGGTTGAAAATTCGCTATATCATGGGTTGAGTGACGAAGGTTTTATTCAAATTGAAGTTACACGCACTGAAACGTTGAACATTATGATACAAGATAATGGTGCAGGCATGACCGAGGAAGCCATTCATAAACTGCTGAACAATCGTGTAGCTGAACAACAAAAAGTAGGGATGGGTATAGGACTCAATTACGTTCACCGTATGTTGAAGGCACAGTACGGGGATCAAGCACAACTGGTGATCGAGAGTGAAGTGGGAACGGGGACAAGCATACTGCTCATATTGCCTATTAAAGGAGAAGATATCCCGGCATGA
- a CDS encoding response regulator transcription factor, translating into MIKVLIVDDDKLVRKGISSAMPWNEFNMEVVGEASNGAKALDFLKSQPVDLMLTDLAMPVMSGIELMHAARQLYPELHIVVLTLHQDFDYIQEALRLGAIDYIAKVQLEKEQFEHVLHRIHTRINGLTNTKIKMPSQNAINVHYRNVYALVSLDRKSEHTWTMELTAHEEEIRWEVERNSWMWAVPQYEEDQLFHQLKESLNQVPQSTLLVLSDVQERTWSQIKNWIMNYTETSLFYAYNPSDQVIPVSMKEGDIFSKEPQDEDIDRIKQSWFQTLWTHHDSYYNQLIDQFKLLRLHKGQLMGLLYSIVMEWNHLFAQTTLGRISMIHSFESWFEVEEWIKQTAAGIRKTDEQTSYSPEIIDAVKKAVMIVQHDLEQAYTASGLSQQLNISRSYFSQCFKDLMGKTFNEYSRFIRVEKSKEYLLNTNNTIFWIAERVGYTDEKYFSRIFRELTGLLPSEYRQLGRGNK; encoded by the coding sequence ATGATTAAGGTATTGATTGTGGATGACGATAAGCTCGTACGCAAAGGCATTAGCTCTGCGATGCCATGGAACGAGTTCAACATGGAAGTTGTAGGAGAAGCAAGTAACGGGGCGAAAGCACTGGATTTTCTGAAATCCCAACCGGTCGATCTAATGTTGACGGATCTTGCCATGCCGGTAATGTCAGGGATTGAACTGATGCATGCTGCGAGGCAGCTCTATCCGGAACTTCATATCGTTGTGTTAACACTGCATCAGGATTTCGATTATATCCAGGAAGCGCTCAGGCTGGGAGCCATCGACTATATAGCCAAAGTCCAGCTGGAGAAAGAGCAATTCGAACATGTTCTGCATCGGATACATACCCGAATTAACGGGTTGACGAACACGAAAATAAAGATGCCTTCACAGAATGCAATTAATGTCCATTATCGAAATGTGTATGCACTTGTTTCACTGGATCGCAAATCAGAACATACGTGGACAATGGAGCTAACTGCGCATGAAGAAGAGATAAGGTGGGAGGTTGAGCGGAATAGCTGGATGTGGGCAGTACCCCAGTACGAAGAGGATCAGCTTTTTCATCAATTAAAGGAATCCCTGAATCAGGTCCCCCAAAGTACGTTGTTGGTTTTGTCTGATGTACAAGAGCGAACGTGGTCGCAAATCAAAAACTGGATTATGAATTATACAGAGACGTCATTATTCTATGCGTACAACCCCAGTGACCAAGTCATTCCCGTTTCGATGAAAGAGGGAGACATATTTTCAAAAGAACCGCAGGATGAGGACATTGACCGGATTAAGCAAAGTTGGTTCCAAACACTATGGACCCATCATGACAGTTACTACAACCAACTTATTGACCAGTTCAAATTATTACGATTACATAAAGGTCAGTTGATGGGATTGCTGTACTCGATCGTTATGGAGTGGAACCACCTTTTTGCCCAAACTACGCTTGGAAGAATCTCCATGATCCATTCTTTCGAGTCCTGGTTCGAGGTCGAAGAGTGGATCAAGCAGACTGCTGCAGGCATTCGAAAGACCGATGAACAGACTTCATATTCACCGGAAATCATCGATGCCGTGAAAAAAGCGGTGATGATCGTGCAACATGATTTGGAGCAGGCATATACAGCTTCAGGTCTCTCCCAACAACTCAACATCAGCCGAAGCTATTTCAGTCAATGTTTCAAAGATCTGATGGGGAAAACCTTTAATGAGTACTCCCGGTTCATCCGGGTAGAGAAGTCCAAAGAGTATTTGCTCAATACGAACAACACGATTTTCTGGATTGCGGAGCGAGTGGGTTATACGGATGAAAAATATTTCAGCCGGATTTTCCGTGAACTGACAGGTCTTCTGCCAAGCGAGTATCGGCAGCTAGGCAGAGGAAATAAATAG